DNA sequence from the Desulfovibrio sp. Huiquan2017 genome:
TTTCGAACCGCCGAACCGACACGAGAGCATTCAGGCATTCCACGAAGCAGCCCAAGTAACGGCCGGGGACGACTGGCCCAGGCTCGACAACGAAGCGCGCGACAGCATGGAAGTTGCGGCAGGGCATTCACCCGGTCGCCGGGACGTATCGAATGCCTATCTGGGTAGTTCCCGTTAGAAGAAGCCCCGCCATTTCCGGCGGGGTTTCATTTTTTTCTTCCGACCCCCTGTTTGCAGTTTGACTTTTCTTATCCTGAGGGTGTCAGACTTGAGGGTTGGCTGAGTTCATAAATTTCAAACCCTCAAACCGAAAGGGAGCTGAAAACGGGTACGCATAAGCGGTAGGAGGCTTTACGTTCCAGCCCTACGGGGTAAAAAAAAACATGTCGGATTCATTGAACCTTTTCACCATCAAGGAAGTCGCAGGCGTCCTGCGTGTCCACCGGGCAACCGTCTCCCGCTTAATCACCGCTGGCGCGTTGCCCCATCTCGCGGTAGGATCCCGCAAGCTTGTCCTGAAAAAGGACCTGCTGGCGTTCATTGACAACCGAAGAAGCTTGGCGGCGAACAGTCCGAAGGGGGAATAGCATATGGCTACTGTCACCATCGCGACCCGTTCGCTGAAAAAAGGGAAAGCGTACGTCATCCACTACAAAGACCCGAATACGGGCAAAAAGGAATACCACAAGACGTACAGACGGAAAGACCTGGCTCAGGAAGAAGTCAACCGGGTACGCACCCTGATTGATAGCGGCAGATTGCCGACCAAGGAAACCCGGCAGCCCAAGCAGCAAGCTCTGCCCACCTTTGGACAGGCTGCCCTGCTGTGCCAAGCCGAATGGGACCGGAAGCTGGGGGAAGGAAAGATATCCCAGGCGAGCCATGCCGGGTACGGCTACCTGCTGGCCCCCATCTTAAATGAATGGGCGCACACCCTGCTCCATGATCTCGACGAAGACACCATTCGGGACTACCGCATCGGCATCGCCGAAAAGACCAAGGCGAAGCTGGTGGCCAAGGGCGAAGAAGGCAAAAATTGCAACGTGCTGGCAAATCGGCGCTTGTTCGTAATCAAGCAGGTGTTCGCCATGGCCGCGAAGCACGGCCTGGTCGAAAAGGACATTGCGCGAGACATCCCTAACCTGTCTGAAAAAGCCAGTGAGCGAAAAAACGCCCAGAAGCCTTTCGAAATCGAGAAGCTGCTGGCGGCGGCCCGTCAGCGCAGGGCGAAGCATTACCTTCCCTTGGCGATCTTGCTTGCGGTTGAGCACGGATGCAGCACACAAGAAGTCCTCAGTCTCAAGTGGGCCGATGTGGATCTTGCGGAAAACCACATCACGTTCCACCGAACCAAAAACGGGGTGACCCGAACCCACAGGATCATGCCCCGTACCCATGAAGCTCTCGCGGCTCGGTTGGAGCACCTGACGCGGTACCGGGAAAAACGCGCCGTGAGGGCCAAGGGGGACTTCGTGGTCGGCAACATGGACGGAACGCCATTCAAGTCGCTCAAGACGGCCTGGAAGGGACTGTGCATCGACCACGATTTCGATGACCTTCACTTCCACGATCACCGCCACACCTATTGCACGAATATGCTGAAGGCAGGCTGCACGCTCAAGGAAACCAGCGTAATGATCGGCCACAAGACCCTGCGTATGACGGACCGGTACAGCCACCTTGAAGGCGTGCTGGAAGACGGTCCTCAGGACCGTCTGGCACATCGGTATGCCGCGACTGGCACCGAAAGTAGTACGTCGGAAGCGGCGGACACATAACGGACATATTCCTGAAATCCGCCATCAGGCACGAAAAAAGGGTTCCAAGTATTTACTTGAAACCCTTAACTTTCTGATGGTGGAGCTGGAGGGAATCGAACCCACGACCTCTTGAATGCCATTCAAGCGCTCTCCCAACTGAGCTACAGCCCCACGCCGTTGGGAAGGACAACTTGTCCCAAGGGGGGCGGTGTTGTCAACAGGAAATGTGCTCGAATTTCACCGGGTCGGGGCATTCTATCGCGATGGTTGGAATTCGGCGCGGCGGATGGTACCGCCCTGGCGCTGGACCGTGCGGTAGTATCTGACTGCGGGCAGGCCAAAAGACATCGCGCAGACGATCTGCTGATCCGCCGGGATGCCGAGCCGAACGGCGAACTGCGGGAGGATGGCCGTGAGCATGGCCTTGGCGATGCCGTTCCAAACCGTACCCAAACCATGGCTGTTGGCCAGAAGTTCGAAATAGCTCATGGCGATGTGGCAATCGGCCATGGGCGAGAGCGCGTCCAAGGGAGCCGAAGCCACCAATAGGTGGGGGGCGTTGCGGAACAACACGTCCGAGCCGTCCTCACAGCCGCGCACATAGTCCTCCATTCGTTCCCAGCCCGCCGGAAAGCGGCCTTCGTGCAGCAGCTTCAGGGCCTCGGCGGTCAGCTCGACACGCAGCCGGTCCATCATGGCCGGATCGTCCACTACCGTCAGGATGGTCTGGCGACAGTTCACAGCCGTGGGCGCGTTGGAGACGACTTCGAGCAGATGGCGGATCAGGGCCGGATCAACGCCTTCCTTCTTGTAGCGTCGCGTGGAGCGGCGCCCCATGAGCAGCGTCTCCAATTTCTCAGGCTCGGGGAACATCCCCTTCAGCGGCAGGCTGTCCTCCGGGATCTTGCCAAAGACGCTCAGGGCGCCGGGCTTGCAGACGGCCAGACAATGCTGACACTCGATACAGCGGGCTTCATTCTCAGGCCGAACCACGGGCAGGCCGTCCATCTCGATGACACCCCAAAAACAATCCCGGGCGCACTCCCCGCAGCGGGTACACTTGTTCGCATCCACCGTAAAATTCAACATAGCCTTCCTCCATTTCAACTGTTCCCCGCACTATAGCAGGTTTCCGGGGAAGCGGAAGCAGGCACTTTTCCGTGCGACGGTACCACAAAGGTAGGAATCATGTATTCCCAAGGTGTTGCGGAGTGGAAACGGTCGGCGGGTCGATTGCTGGGAGACCCGGCCTTTCGTCATAAGGAGGAAAGGGAGACGGGGAAGGGCAGCAATTCCCGAATCGTCCTCTTTCCCCATCCATTACTATAGAAGAGGTGAATCCACAAAACGCCCTTTCTCCACGGGATGTTTCCAACTGCACAGCCACCCCGACACACGTTCCCGTCACCAAAGTATTCTAGCCCGAATATACTTTTTCCGTTTTACAGCCTTTTTTGCAAAACCAAACAAGTCCGAAAAATTCAGATACCCAAGTCAAAAATAGTAATAATTTTTATCTTCAGACTTTATACCAAATAATTCAGCGTACTAAATGTTAAATAGAGCTCACAGAATATGTGGAAAACAATCTTTGGTATCTATTATTATCAACTAGAGCCTGTTGAAAATTAAAAATCTTAGCGCATAATCTCCTAAAATAGTGGGCACAGATAACCCTGTCAGCACGGACGGTCGAGACACTCCGCGCGGACTTATCCACATGCTAATATCTTGTTTTTACATATATTTTTACAATTGACTAAAAACAGTCATATCCCTATTCAATAAGACGAATTGTCTATTCGAAACCGCCCCCTACTCACACAGGAGTTCAACATGGCCAACGACACGATATATCAGCTTGAAATTTCGCTTCCCGGGACCGGTAAGACGCAAACCTACCACCTGGAGCCAGGCACCCCCGTCAAATTCGACTTCGATCTGGCCAACGCCGTATTCACGGGCACGCACGGCGACCTTGAAATCACCGTTGAAGGCGGCGGAACCGTTATCCTGGAAAATTACCAGGCGCTCGCCGACACCCACAGCCTGCCGCTGTTCGAGATGATCAACGGGGAGCAAGTGGCGGGCGACGTCTATCTCTTCGCCTTCGACGGCGTGAACCAGAACGGCGACGTCGAGACCGCTGCGGGCAACGCCAACGGCAGTTCCGGAGCGGGCCAGTACAATGACGACCCGGGCACGCTTCTGGGCGGTGTCGATGCCCTGGACGGCCAGGGCGACGCTTACGGCACCCACACCTTCGCCACGCTCGGCAGCCCCACGCTGGACAACCAGTCCCCGCGGGCCGTCGATGATTTCAACTCGACGACGGAAGAAGGCGACGGCGACCTGATCCCCGGCAAGACCATCGCGTTCGTCGAGGGCGAGGATTATGACGGCAATCCCGCCCACTATCTCACGGGTTGGGGCGAAGGCGAGATCGATCCCGACCACGTCACCTACCTGCCCCTGAACACGGGCGGCGGCCTGCTCATCTACAATCCCAACCCCGATCAGGTCGATACGACCATCACCGGCAACGTCATCGCCAACGACTCCGACGACGGCCCCAACGAGGCGCTGCGGATAGCCTCCATCGACTACATCGGCACTCCTCACGGCGGCACCGTGGACGTCCCGGCCGAGACCGCCGTGACGGACGGCACCCAGATTTACGGCCAATACGGCATCCTGACCATCAATGCCGACGGCAGCTATACATATACCTTGAATCAGGAATGGGCCGATTCGCTCAATGAGGGCGACGTCGCCACCGAGACCTTTCACTATACCATCACCGACGACGAAGGGGCCGCGAGCAACACCGCCACGCTGACCATCAACGTCGTCGGCACCAACGACATGCCGGTGGCTCTGCCCGACACCAACATCCAGGCCGTCGAGCAAGGCGATTCCGCCGGCTACGATCTCGCCCGGCCGGGCGAAGACGTGGTGACGGGCCACGACTACACCGCTTCCGTCAACGCTTTCGGCAACGTGCTGCTGGGTACGGTCACCAACGGCGAGGGGGAGACCATCAGTCAGGGCGACGCCGACTTCGACCCGGATTCAGGCGACTCCGTCACCGACGGCAGCGTCTTCGTCATCGGCGCCTACTCGAACGAGACCCACGCCTATGATTACGATCACGAACTGATCGACAGCGCCACGCCCGAGGGCTTTGCAAACGCCGCCTCCCATGACGCCAACGGCTTCACCGTGACCGGCGAGTTCGGCACCTTGCACGTCAATGCGGACGGCTCCTACTCTTATATCCTGAACAACGAAAGCGAAGCCCTGGAGGCCCTCAACTACGACCATCCGGGCACCGAGACGTTCACCTACGCCATCATGGACGATTCCGGCGCGGTGAGCTACGCCACCATCACCTTCACGGTGAACGGCGCCAACGACGCCCCGGTGGCCGAGGTCGACTCGGCCAATATCATGGAGCAGGGCCTGACCTTCCTGGACGGTAATTCGGTCACGGTGGCCGCCGCGGTAACCGGCAACGTCCTGCTCAACGACACCGACGTGGACAACGTCGATTTCGGCAATGCCGCCGACGGCCACCCGGAGACCGGCACGACCGCCGAGGTCTTCGTCTCCACCGCCTCGACCGCCGGATACACCGACGTCCACGGCGACTATCACGAGACGGACTCCACCCCGGCGACAGTCTACAACAACGACGGCGATGTGACGGACTCCATCCAGATCACCGGCCATTACGGCACGCTGACCATTTACGAAAACGGCGAGTACTCCTACCAGCTGGACAACACCAATCCCGAAGTGCAGTCCCTGAACGCTGGGGATTCAGTGGTCGAATCCTTCGACTACACCGCGACCAACTCGTACGGGGACGGCGCAGAGAGCAATACCTCCCATCTGAACATCACCATCCACGGCAGCAACGACGCGCCCACGCTGGCCATCTCCCAGCCCACAAACGTGGTGACCTTCATCGAGGACGGCATCGACGGCAGCGGCAACCCAATCGGTTCCGGCGCGGTGCATATCCTGACTGCGGATCAGACCGTGGACATCTTCGACGTCGACACCCCGGCCAGTGAACTCTCCGTAACCCTCTCCGCAGGCGATTCCTGGGTCCAGGGCGACGTCCTGGGCGTCGACACCAGCGGGCCTTCCGTGTCTATGGGCGACTATGACAGCAACTCCGCTACGACCATCTACTCCTACCAGAACGCGGCCGGCGACGTAATCGACATCATCGTGAATAACCACACGGGGACCGTGACGCTGGCCGGTCACGAGGGGAGCACGGATTCCCTGACCTATGACGATTTTGCGAACGCCCTGAAGACCATCACCTTCGGCGTCGACCCCAATGACGACACCCCGGAGGGCGCAGACCGGACCTTCTCCGTGGTGGTCAGCGACAACGAAGGCTCCCATACCGTCTACGACCCCAGCGACACCGCGACCGGCGACGAGTACTCCAGCACGACCGGCACGGCCAGCACCGAGATAACCGTGCATGTCCAGCCGTCCAACGACGCGCCCCTGGCCGTTGACGACGGCGTCGAGCACCTCGACGACATGACCGTGACCCTGAACGTGGGCAACCAGTTCAACGCTGACGGCATTACCATCGTCAATGCCGGAACCACAGATACTCCGACGATCAACGCGGAACACGGCCTCGGCATCAAGACCGGCCCCGGTGACAACCCGGCCGTGGACACCACCCAGGGCGGCAAGGGCAGCGAGAAGATCACCTTCAAGTTCGACGATCCCCAGCACAGCGCAAGCATCACCCTGGGGGACTTCAATCACGCCAACGACCACTACAACGACGACAATGCGATCATCACCCTGCTCGACGCCGACGGCAACGTGGTCCGCACCTATGAAGTTGGCGGCGAGACCGACCCGACCATCCCCCTGGGAACCGAGGACGGCTCCACCTTCACTTATGTGGTGGTGGAACCGGCTGGCGGCACCGAGGACGGCTTCTACGTGGCCTCCATTTCGGGCACGGTGGGCAACGAGAATACCGACGGCGCCATTGTCACGCCCGAAGACACCGACATCATCATCAGTGTCCTGGGCAACGACAGCGACCCGGACGGCGACACTCTGACCATCTCCGGGACCACCGACCCCGAACACGGCAGCGTTAGCGTGAACGCCGACGGCACGATCACCTACAAGCCCGAGGCCAACTACAACGGCGACGACCATTTCACTTATACCGTTTCCGACGGGCACGGCGGGACCGACACCGCCACGGTGTACGTCAACGTCACCCCGGTGAACGATGCCCCCCTGGCGGTCAACGACGATGTGACCATCGACGAAGACCACAACGCCACCGGCAACGTCATACAGGGGCAGGAAGTCGTCAATGGTGACGGCACCATCTCTTATGTGGGACAGGACACCGACCCGGACCACGACTGGCTGACCGTGACCAAGTTCACCGTCGACGGCCACGACTACGCCGCGGGCAAGACCGCGACCATCGACGGCGTGGGCACCCTGACCATGGACAAGCTGGGCAATTACACCTTCACTCCGGAAGCGGACTACAACGGGGACGTGCCCAAGGTCACCTACACCGTGGCCGACGACGACGGGGCCACCTCCCAGGCCGACCTGAACATCCATATCACCCCGGTGAACGACGCCCCGGTTGCCTACTCCAACTCCGCGTCCATCACCGAAGCCTCGGGCAGCCATGAATTCAACGTCACCCTGAGCGCTGACGACCACCTGGAAAACGGGCAGTGGTCGGGCGACGACTTCACGGTCACGGCGGGCACCGCCAGCCTCGACGGCGCCACGCACGCCCTTGCCTTCGAGCAGGGCGGCGACCTGAGCGCCGGATACGGCGGCGACCACCTGACGATCAAGTCCGGCAGCGGCGACCATTCCGAGATCGACACGAACAACGGCAACAACAGCGGTTCCGAAGCCGTTTCCATCGACTTCGACAACCCCATGGACACGGTCACCATCCACCTCTCCTCGTTGTACAACGCCGCATCACACAAGGACGGCTCCAACGGGACCTACTACACCGAAAAGGCCATGCTGGCCGTGTACGACGCCAACGGCAACCTGATCGGCATGGTCGAGGCGCACGGCAGCAAGTCCGGCGACGTCTCGGTCACCCTGGACGCCGACAAGCTGGGCTCCACCATCGGTTCGGTGGTGCTCATGCCCATGGACGACGGGGCGGGCAACTCCGCCAACAACAGCGACTTCCAGATCGACAGCGTCAGCGGCACCACCGCCCATCAGGTGGGGGGCAGCGTGGACGGCAACGTGATCATCGACTCCGGCGAGCACGGCGCCCACGACCCGAGCGACGGCACGCCGATCGACCACGATCCGGACACCGGGGACACCCTGCACGTGACGCACATCGTCCACGGCAGCGAGACAGCGGACGGCGCGCCCGCCGGCGGGACCGCCCTGGCGGACGGCGACGACAGCACATCCGCAACCATCAAGGGCGATTACGGCACCCTGACCATCCACGAGGACGGTTCCTACACCTACTCCGAAGACACCAGCCTCACCGACAAGCTGGCTGACAAAGAGACCGGCCACGATGTCTTCACCTACACCGTGTCCGACGGACACGGCGGGACCGACACCGCAGAGTTGACCATCGACATCACCGGCACCAACGACGCGCCCACCATCGACCTGGATGCGGGCACCGGCACGGTCACCTTTGTGACCGAGGAAGCCGCCTTCAACAATATCGTCGGCCTGTACACGGTAGACGGCAACGGCAACCCCGTGATCCAGGAATTCCTCATCGACAACGTCAACGGCGGCCACCACCCGGGCGAGGTGCTCACCACCTACGAGGATGGCGCGGCCCCACACTACTTCCTGATCCCCGTCACGGGGGCCGCCATCACCGACACGAGCAACTACACCATCACCGGCGACAGCACCCATGGATACAAGATATCCTTCGAAGGCGACGACGCCACCTACCCCATCCGCTTCGACAACGAGGCGATGAACGGCGGCGCGTTCGAAAACACCTTCAGGATATCCCAGGACGCCGACGGCTCCTGGCAGATCGCCATGGACGACCAGGCCAACCGTGTGGATGACGATGACTTCGACGACCCGATCCTGCAGCAGGATGACAACGGCACCGGCTACCTGAACACCTTTGTCGAGGACGGCGGCCCGGTACACATCGCGGGTGAGGTAAACATCTCCGACGTGGACTCCGACACGCTCAACCAGGTCGTCATCAAAATGGACAAGATCGACGGCTCTGACAGCCTCAGCCTGGACGGCCACGCGAACGGCACGTTTACCTTCACCGTGGGTGACGAAACCATCTCGGCGACCATCACCGATAACGGCTCCGCTATCACCGTCACGCTGTCCGGCAGCGCATCGCCGGAGGCCTACGAGGACGCCATCGGCCATATCCTGTACAACAATGATTCGGACACTCCTGACACCAGCGACCGGACCATCACGGTCCAGGTATGGGACGACCACAACGCGGCGAGCAACGTGGCCGAAACCACGCTCCACGTGGTCGCGGCCAACGACGCGCCCACGGCAGCGGACAACGTCGAAGCCATGGCCGAAAACGGCGGAACGCACTTCGACACTTCCGTGGAGCATGTTTCGAGCCAGGGAAGCAGCTGGAGCGGCGAAGAGTTCTCCATCCATGCAGGCAAGGCCCATGGAAGCGGCGAGGACCTGACGTTCAGCGAATCCGGCAACCTGGCAGCCAAGAACATCAGCTTCAACCACGGCGGCGAGCACTACGACTACTCCGGAGTGGGCATCTCGGGCGAAATCGGCCCCGGCTCGGCAAATTCGAGCCAGGAAGCGGTCAATATCGACTTCAAGGACCCCATGGATTCCGTGACCATCAAGCTGGCCGCCCTGTTCGACGGCACCGTGTACGACCACGGCAACCAGGAAATGGCCGTGGTGAATATCTACGACAGCCAGGGCAACTATCTCGGGACCGAGACCGTGTACGGCTCCATCGACGGCAGGCAATCGATCACCCTGAACGCCAGTGATTACAACAGCGCGGACATCGGCTCGGTCGTGGTCCTGCCGGGCGACAACGGTGCGAGCGGCGGCGACAACAGCGACTTCCTGATCCAGAACGTCAGCGGCACGACCCTGGCGGACGCCACGCCTCTGACCGGCAACGTCATCACCGACAACGACGCCGCGCACGGCAAGGATTCCGACCCCGAGGGCGACGCGCTGCATATCGCCAGCTTCACCCACGACGGAGCCGACGGCACCGCCGGAGACTATCATGTCGGCGACGCGGACTACGACCATATGCTCGGCGGCGACCACGGCACACTGTATTACAACGCACAGACCGGCGACTATGTCTACGTGGAAGACGGCAGCCTGGCCGACGGCGCCACGGGCACCGAAACCTTCAACTACTCGGTGGAGGACACCTCGGGCGCCGAGAGCAACACCGCCACCCTGACCATCAACATCACCGGTGCCAACGCCCCCGCCCAATTCTCCGGCGAGGACGCGGGCAGCGTGACCGAGGACACGAACGTCACCACCGACGACGGCGTCCACGTACTGACCGCCACCGGCCAGCTGGCCGTCACCGATGTGGATTCGGACACGGCTCTGACGGTCGTGGACAACGACAACCACCACGGGAACCTGACCATAGACGGCAGCGGCAAGTGGACCTACACCATCGACAACGATTCCGACACGGTGCAGCACCTCGACGACGGCCAGAGCCTGACCGAGACCTTCACGGTCCGGTCGGCCGACGGCACCGAGCACCAGATCGAGGTGACCATCAACGGCGTGGACGACAACAGCGCGCCCATGGCCAACCCGGATACCGCCTACGGCTCGGCCGAACTCACGCAAGGGTCTTCGGACTATGCCCTGGTCGCTCAATATCACCCAGGTTACGGCGACTGGCAGGCCGGGGATATTACTACGCATCCCTACGGCGGACACGGTGAACAGAACGGTCCCAGAGACGACTCTGGCTACCTTGAAAGCAACGGCTATGCCGAACGTATGCTCATCAACTTCACGGAAGGGCAATCCGAAGTGGTTCTGACCGTGGACGCTGACGAGTGGTACGGCGACGACGCCTTTACGGCGGACGTCCAGGTCATGAGCGCCTCCGATCCCGATGTCGCACTCACCCTTGGCACGGATTACGCAATCAGTCGGGATCACGACGGACACATAACCATCACGGCTTTGACGGATACCGTTTCCATAGGCCAAGTGATATTGACACCCGCCGATGACAACATCGGAGGTGGTACATACAAGATCCTTTTGGACGATGTTTCGAGCACGCCGACGTCCAGCCTGAACCTCACGCTGACCGGCGACGTGACCCGCAACGACACCGATGCGGACGGGGACACCCTCCATGTGGACAATTTCGCCAACGGCCACGACATGGCCACTCAAACCATCGATGGCGTGGAGTACACCCACTACGTCGACGGCGAACACGGCGTCCTGTACTACAATGAATCGGGCCAGTATCTCTACAAGGCCGACTCCGGCCTGGATGCGGGCACTTACCACGACACCTTCACCTATACGGCCACCGATGGGACCACCCCCAGCGGAGCCACGACCCTGATCGTGAACCTGGACATAACCGCGCCCAATCCGGTCTCGGCCGCAGACGATATCAGCGATGTAGTCAATAATAGTCGGGGGAACTACTCCGCAGAGGGCAACGTCATCACGGACGACGCCAGCCACGACTACGAGGGCGCGGACAGCCACGCCCAAGGGAACGCTCTGCAGGTTACCGGAGTCAGCCACGACGGCGATGCCGCATCTTCCGGGGGCTGGGTGGGGGGCGCCCACTACGATTACGCCATCCGAGGCGAATACGGCACCCTCTACCTTGATGACGGCGGGGCCTACCACTATTCCGTGGACTCCTCCCAGTTCAAGCACGACGACTGGGGCGTGGACTACGACGCGACCGTGGCCGACCACGGCGCGCCCCTCGTGGATCAGTTTACCTACACCGTGAGCGACGGACACGGCGGGGAGGACACCGCAACCCTGTACGTGCCCATAGCCGACGTTATCGACTGGCCCATGGGTGGCTCGGAGTCTGGCGATGCCATGTATGGATCACACGACAACGACTACATCGATGGCAGGGGAGGCAATGACGACATCTACGGCAGGGCCGGCAACGACGTCCTGCATGGCGGGGCGGGCGACGACCATCTGAACGGCAACAGCGGCCATGACCTGCTC
Encoded proteins:
- a CDS encoding helix-turn-helix domain-containing protein; amino-acid sequence: MSDSLNLFTIKEVAGVLRVHRATVSRLITAGALPHLAVGSRKLVLKKDLLAFIDNRRSLAANSPKGE
- a CDS encoding site-specific integrase, yielding MATVTIATRSLKKGKAYVIHYKDPNTGKKEYHKTYRRKDLAQEEVNRVRTLIDSGRLPTKETRQPKQQALPTFGQAALLCQAEWDRKLGEGKISQASHAGYGYLLAPILNEWAHTLLHDLDEDTIRDYRIGIAEKTKAKLVAKGEEGKNCNVLANRRLFVIKQVFAMAAKHGLVEKDIARDIPNLSEKASERKNAQKPFEIEKLLAAARQRRAKHYLPLAILLAVEHGCSTQEVLSLKWADVDLAENHITFHRTKNGVTRTHRIMPRTHEALAARLEHLTRYREKRAVRAKGDFVVGNMDGTPFKSLKTAWKGLCIDHDFDDLHFHDHRHTYCTNMLKAGCTLKETSVMIGHKTLRMTDRYSHLEGVLEDGPQDRLAHRYAATGTESSTSEAADT
- a CDS encoding VCBS domain-containing protein, encoding MANDTIYQLEISLPGTGKTQTYHLEPGTPVKFDFDLANAVFTGTHGDLEITVEGGGTVILENYQALADTHSLPLFEMINGEQVAGDVYLFAFDGVNQNGDVETAAGNANGSSGAGQYNDDPGTLLGGVDALDGQGDAYGTHTFATLGSPTLDNQSPRAVDDFNSTTEEGDGDLIPGKTIAFVEGEDYDGNPAHYLTGWGEGEIDPDHVTYLPLNTGGGLLIYNPNPDQVDTTITGNVIANDSDDGPNEALRIASIDYIGTPHGGTVDVPAETAVTDGTQIYGQYGILTINADGSYTYTLNQEWADSLNEGDVATETFHYTITDDEGAASNTATLTINVVGTNDMPVALPDTNIQAVEQGDSAGYDLARPGEDVVTGHDYTASVNAFGNVLLGTVTNGEGETISQGDADFDPDSGDSVTDGSVFVIGAYSNETHAYDYDHELIDSATPEGFANAASHDANGFTVTGEFGTLHVNADGSYSYILNNESEALEALNYDHPGTETFTYAIMDDSGAVSYATITFTVNGANDAPVAEVDSANIMEQGLTFLDGNSVTVAAAVTGNVLLNDTDVDNVDFGNAADGHPETGTTAEVFVSTASTAGYTDVHGDYHETDSTPATVYNNDGDVTDSIQITGHYGTLTIYENGEYSYQLDNTNPEVQSLNAGDSVVESFDYTATNSYGDGAESNTSHLNITIHGSNDAPTLAISQPTNVVTFIEDGIDGSGNPIGSGAVHILTADQTVDIFDVDTPASELSVTLSAGDSWVQGDVLGVDTSGPSVSMGDYDSNSATTIYSYQNAAGDVIDIIVNNHTGTVTLAGHEGSTDSLTYDDFANALKTITFGVDPNDDTPEGADRTFSVVVSDNEGSHTVYDPSDTATGDEYSSTTGTASTEITVHVQPSNDAPLAVDDGVEHLDDMTVTLNVGNQFNADGITIVNAGTTDTPTINAEHGLGIKTGPGDNPAVDTTQGGKGSEKITFKFDDPQHSASITLGDFNHANDHYNDDNAIITLLDADGNVVRTYEVGGETDPTIPLGTEDGSTFTYVVVEPAGGTEDGFYVASISGTVGNENTDGAIVTPEDTDIIISVLGNDSDPDGDTLTISGTTDPEHGSVSVNADGTITYKPEANYNGDDHFTYTVSDGHGGTDTATVYVNVTPVNDAPLAVNDDVTIDEDHNATGNVIQGQEVVNGDGTISYVGQDTDPDHDWLTVTKFTVDGHDYAAGKTATIDGVGTLTMDKLGNYTFTPEADYNGDVPKVTYTVADDDGATSQADLNIHITPVNDAPVAYSNSASITEASGSHEFNVTLSADDHLENGQWSGDDFTVTAGTASLDGATHALAFEQGGDLSAGYGGDHLTIKSGSGDHSEIDTNNGNNSGSEAVSIDFDNPMDTVTIHLSSLYNAASHKDGSNGTYYTEKAMLAVYDANGNLIGMVEAHGSKSGDVSVTLDADKLGSTIGSVVLMPMDDGAGNSANNSDFQIDSVSGTTAHQVGGSVDGNVIIDSGEHGAHDPSDGTPIDHDPDTGDTLHVTHIVHGSETADGAPAGGTALADGDDSTSATIKGDYGTLTIHEDGSYTYSEDTSLTDKLADKETGHDVFTYTVSDGHGGTDTAELTIDITGTNDAPTIDLDAGTGTVTFVTEEAAFNNIVGLYTVDGNGNPVIQEFLIDNVNGGHHPGEVLTTYEDGAAPHYFLIPVTGAAITDTSNYTITGDSTHGYKISFEGDDATYPIRFDNEAMNGGAFENTFRISQDADGSWQIAMDDQANRVDDDDFDDPILQQDDNGTGYLNTFVEDGGPVHIAGEVNISDVDSDTLNQVVIKMDKIDGSDSLSLDGHANGTFTFTVGDETISATITDNGSAITVTLSGSASPEAYEDAIGHILYNNDSDTPDTSDRTITVQVWDDHNAASNVAETTLHVVAANDAPTAADNVEAMAENGGTHFDTSVEHVSSQGSSWSGEEFSIHAGKAHGSGEDLTFSESGNLAAKNISFNHGGEHYDYSGVGISGEIGPGSANSSQEAVNIDFKDPMDSVTIKLAALFDGTVYDHGNQEMAVVNIYDSQGNYLGTETVYGSIDGRQSITLNASDYNSADIGSVVVLPGDNGASGGDNSDFLIQNVSGTTLADATPLTGNVITDNDAAHGKDSDPEGDALHIASFTHDGADGTAGDYHVGDADYDHMLGGDHGTLYYNAQTGDYVYVEDGSLADGATGTETFNYSVEDTSGAESNTATLTINITGANAPAQFSGEDAGSVTEDTNVTTDDGVHVLTATGQLAVTDVDSDTALTVVDNDNHHGNLTIDGSGKWTYTIDNDSDTVQHLDDGQSLTETFTVRSADGTEHQIEVTINGVDDNSAPMANPDTAYGSAELTQGSSDYALVAQYHPGYGDWQAGDITTHPYGGHGEQNGPRDDSGYLESNGYAERMLINFTEGQSEVVLTVDADEWYGDDAFTADVQVMSASDPDVALTLGTDYAISRDHDGHITITALTDTVSIGQVILTPADDNIGGGTYKILLDDVSSTPTSSLNLTLTGDVTRNDTDADGDTLHVDNFANGHDMATQTIDGVEYTHYVDGEHGVLYYNESGQYLYKADSGLDAGTYHDTFTYTATDGTTPSGATTLIVNLDITAPNPVSAADDISDVVNNSRGNYSAEGNVITDDASHDYEGADSHAQGNALQVTGVSHDGDAASSGGWVGGAHYDYAIRGEYGTLYLDDGGAYHYSVDSSQFKHDDWGVDYDATVADHGAPLVDQFTYTVSDGHGGEDTATLYVPIADVIDWPMGGSESGDAMYGSHDNDYIDGRGGNDDIYGRAGNDVLHGGAGDDHLNGNSGHDLLFGDSGNDVLNGGAGHDFLSGGSGDDTLHGGSGNDLLVGGSGNDTLDGGAGDDVINAGSGNDHILVSAGHDTVTLGEGADTIHIDPTYLAGDNDSASMTVTDFNASEGDKLILSFNDNQTNLGDLVGKTVDISSSAGSNDLSVHIADVHGNQDLTITLQNVLGDTHAAGTEHMVITPDSAPNDDLNQMIQHIINSGMHTS
- a CDS encoding nitroreductase family protein, which encodes MLNFTVDANKCTRCGECARDCFWGVIEMDGLPVVRPENEARCIECQHCLAVCKPGALSVFGKIPEDSLPLKGMFPEPEKLETLLMGRRSTRRYKKEGVDPALIRHLLEVVSNAPTAVNCRQTILTVVDDPAMMDRLRVELTAEALKLLHEGRFPAGWERMEDYVRGCEDGSDVLFRNAPHLLVASAPLDALSPMADCHIAMSYFELLANSHGLGTVWNGIAKAMLTAILPQFAVRLGIPADQQIVCAMSFGLPAVRYYRTVQRQGGTIRRAEFQPSR